GTACATGCTGGTAGCTTTAATAATAGGAGGATTTTTCTTTGTTAGATGGGCTCGGACACAAAATGGTAAAAGAGGATTGGCCAGAAGCAAGATTTCCATTCCTTATGTGGGTACACTTTACACAAAACTTTATCTGTCTCGCATTGCTGACAACCTGAATACCATGCTTGCTTCCGCCATTCCGATTGTTAAGGCGCTTGAAATAACGGCCGAAGTGGTGGACAACGCCGTCTACGAGAAAATTCTCTTGGATGCCGTTGAGGCGGTCAAGGCAGGCAGTCCCGTTTCAACTTCTCTGTCAAGAAACCCCGAAATCCCCGGCATCATGATACAAATGATGAAAGTGGGGGAAGAAACAGGAAGTATCGGAGATATTTTGAAAACACTCGCAAGATTCTACAGGCGGGAAGTTTTAACCGCCGTTGATACTCTAATAGGGCTTATAGAGCCGGTTCTTGTCATTCTTTTGGGTCTCGGCGTGGCGTTTCTTTTGACTTCCGTTCTTTTGCCCATATACAACATTTCCGCCGGTTTTTAAGAAATCTGCCGACTCTGGTTTATCCACAAGGTATTCACGCGCGGTGTGAGAAAAACCTGTATAATAATTTAGCAGCGTGGACGGGGTTTATTTGAGATTTGATTAAAATTAAGAAAATTGCAACTCATGATTATGAAAAATAAAGGTTTTACGCTCATTGAGCTTTTGGTTGTTATCGCCATAATCGGTATTTTATCTTCAATTGTCTTGACCTCTCTCGGCGCCGCCCGCGAAAAAGCGCGTGATGTCAAAAGAATTGCCGAAATCGGGCAAATCCAGCTTGCTCTGGCGCAATATGTTGACTCTTGTGGTGAATATCCGGACTTGTTGGACCCATTGGCTGATAATGGTTGCTCCGGTGTGACATTGGGTACTTATATGGACCCGATTCCAACCGCTCCGGTCGGAGGAGAAGCCGAAGAATACACTTACGATGTTTCATTGGACAACAGCTCGTATTGTCTGGGGGTTGGACTTGAAGCAAGCAACAGTTTCGCTAAGACCCAATGCACGAGCACCAACGTAACATCGGATTTTGAATACAGAGTACAGCCCTAACCTTCGGACTATATTAAACTCTCCGCGTCTCGCGGGGAGTTTTTCCTGTTTTTGGTGGTCTTTAGGGGACTGTTGCCGAATATCCATTTTGGCTGATTTCCCCAAAATTCGGCTACGGCTTGTTTCAAATTTTTGGCCAATACTTCCAGTATTAAGCCAAAAATTTGAAACTTCGCCTCGCACGAATTTTGAAAAAATCACCTCAAAAGCCTATTCGGCAAAAGTCCCTTTAAGTGCTAAAATTTAAAAATGGATTTCATTTCACTTTTTTTTGTCTTTGCGTTGGGCGCGGTCATCGGCAGTTTTTTGAACGTCGTGGTGCTTCGGTATAATACGGGCAAGATATCGGACGGACGCTCCATGTGTTTTTCCTGCGGGAAAACTTTAGCTTGGAGTGAACTCGTTCCAATCCTCAGTTTTTTCCTTCAAAAGGGCAAATGCGCTTCTTGCAATTCAAAAATTTCCTGGCAATACCCCGCTGTAGAGTTTTTAACCGGTATTGTTTTTATTTTTGTCTTTGCTCAAGAGTTTTCCGGTTCCTTTTCTTTTTTTGACGTTTTGAACCTGCTTGCTTCCTTGGCTATCTGGTCTTTGCTTATCGCCATTGTTGTTTACGACATGCGTCATAAAATAATTCCCGACGGTCTGGTCTGGTCGTTTGTGGGGCTGTCTTTTTTTCAGGGACTTTTTTTGTTTTTAAGCGCAAACGGCTGGAGCTTCTCTGAGGTCTGGAATTTACCCGCGAGCCATTTTTCTTTTTTTGAGACATTTATCGGTGGGGAGTTCTCAACGTGGCTTTTGTCCGGTCCTGTTCTCGCCACTCCTTTTGCTCTGATATGGCTTGCATCGGGTGGCAGATGGATGGGACTGGGGGACGCAAAAATCGCCTTGGGTTTGGGTTTTTATCTCGGGCTCTGGCCTGCTTTTTCGGCCATTTTGCTGGCTTTCTGGATCGGCGCCATTTGGGGTATTGCCGTCGTTTCTTTAGGCAGGATAAGCGAGTTTTATGCTTTGTCTTATGGCGACAAACATCATACAATGAAGAGTGAGATTCCTTTCGCTCCTTTTCTGATTATCGGAATGTTTCTTGTTTATATATGGGGAATAGATATTACCGTTCTGGTGTCAAAACTTCTGTTGGTGACGTAGCGCTTTTACTCGTTTAAAGGACAGCTTATACCATCTCCAATTAACCATTTCACACAAATCCATGAATTTTGGCTGCAAAACTTCGCTTCGCGCTCGCCATATCTCAATATGGCTCGCGCTCCAGCTCGTTTTTCGCCGGAAATTCAAGAATTTGTTAATGTGAAAGCGTTAATTGGAGATGGTATTAAATATTAAATGTTCGCGCCTTTGAAATACCAAAGAAAAAATACCGGAGGTTTTTCCATTATAGAACTTCTGATTGTCATTGCCATCACGATACTTATCATTACCATCGTGATTATAAGTCATAGCCGTTTTCGCGGTTCGGTGCTTGTGACCAATGCCGCTTACGATACGGCGCTTTCCATAAGACAAGCCCAAAGTTACGGCATAAGTTCCAGACAGTTTGGTACGGGGCAGTTTGAGTATGCCTACGGAATCCACTTTAACGCCAGTTCAAAAAGCTCTTTTGTCTTGTTTGCCGATGTAAATGGCAATGGAAAATACGATGGCAGTGTCGGTTCAAGCTGTAGCGGTTCAAGTGAATGCGTAAAGGTATTTTCCTTGATTGGCGACAATACGCTCTCTGTTTGCGGGGTGGACGTCATCGCTTCACTGCCCACGAGGATAAATGAATGTGACATCAGTTACCTTGATATAATGTTTAAGCGTCCGGAGCCGGACGCTTGCATCCGCTCAAACAGAAGCAGTGATCTGCCCGGAAGCGGAGTCACGTGTCCGCTGAATTCCAGATACAGGCAGGCGACTGTAGAAGTATCTTCTACGCAAGGCATGAAAAAAACGGTAGAAATTTTCGTAACCGGTCAGATTTCGGTAAAATGAAGGGACTGTTGCCGAATTTTGGGGAAATCAGCCAAAATGGATATTCGGCAACATTCCCATATATAATTTTGTAACATGGGACAGATGACACCGAACATAAAAAATAAAGAAGGAGACAGGAAAAACAAGCATTTTCAGGGAAGGGTATTAAACATTCCCGCTCGGGCATGCGCGGGGCGTTTAAATTGTAGAGGTTTTACTCTTGTGGAACTCATTGTATCGGTGGCGATTTTTTCAATTGTCATGGTGGTGTCCGTCGGCGCCATACTTTATATCATAAGCGCCAACAGACAAGCCCAAGCCATGAAAGCCGTCATGAACAATTTGAATTTCACTCTTGAAAGCATGGCGAGAAATTTACGCATGGGCAGTAACTACCATTGCGGATTGTCCGGCAACCTGTCTTTGCCAGCCAACTGCGAGACCCAAAGCCAGCCGGCGGTGGTATTCAGGTCTTCTTCGGGAGGTATTGTTTCTTATGAACTCTCCGGAACCGAAATTGTGAGAGGTGATTCAAACGGACGCCTGTCTTTAACTTCAGAAGACATAACCGTTGAGACCTTGAGTTTTTTTGTTGAAGGGGCCGCCTCCGATGACAACAACCCCGCCAGAATATTGGTGACAGTCGGAGGCAAAGCCAAAGTCGGACCCAGAGCGGAAACAAGATTTAACCTCCAAACCTATGTTGTTCAGAGGTATAGAGATGAAACCGATTAAATTTAAATATGTTTTATAAATCTAAAAAAAGAGGATTTTCTCTTATAGAAACCATAGTGGCGGTGGCAGTATTGGCGCTTTCTGTCACGGGGCCTCTGGTGGTGGCGGAGAAAGGGCTTACCGGAGCCAGAGAAGCCAAAAATCAAATGATTTCCTCGTATCTCGCCCAAGATGCTTTGGAATTTGTCAAAGCCGTACGCAATGAAAATATTTTCAGGGGCAGGAACTGGCTTGTGGGTTTGCAGAATTGCGCGTCAAGCGACGGCAGTAAAAAATGCACCTTAGACACTGTAGAAAAGACAAGCAAGACATGCCCGTCCGCCTCTTGCGACAGCCGTCTGCGTTTTGAAGGATGGTATTCAGACAACGCGCGTTACGGATACAGTTCCTCTCTTCCGGAAGTTACCAACTTTTGGCGTGAAGTATACATTACAAGCATCACCGGCGGGGAGGTTAAGGTTTCCGTGGTTGTAAAATGGGTAACCCCTCCTTTTCCTCAAAAATCGTTTACGGTTGAAAGCAACATGACGAACTGGGATTAATATGAAAAAATTACAATCTCCATTGAATTTTCAAAGCGACGACTTAAGAGACAGAGGATTCACCTTACTCGTCGCTCTTATGACCGGCGTGTTGCTTTTGTCAATCGGACTGGCGATTATGGGTATTTCTTTGAAAGAAGTCCAATTGTCGGCTTCGGGTCGTGATTCGCAATTCGCCTTTTACGCCGCCGACTCCGGTATGGAATGCGCTCTTTTGTGGGACCGTGTTCCTCCGGACCCCGATATGGAAGAAAGTCCCTTCATGAGTCCGGCTGCTTATAACAATCAGTTGGTATGCAACGGCTCGGCTGTACCTTGGACAAATTACAACGAAGGGTTTCCTGTTCCGGGAGGATACGCGACTTCAACGGAATTCGTCGTGAACTACGGAAAAGAATGCGCGGTAATAAGTGTGGTTAAAAACTTTGGAGGACAAGGCAAAACGGTTATACATTCAAGGGGACGCACATATTGTTCTCAGCCGGGGAGAAGCGACAGGGTAGAGAGGGGAATAAAAGCGGAATATTAAAGAACTGTGAATTACGAAACACCTGCTTCCCCCCACGAGGGAAAGCTCCCAAAAAAGTGACCCATCCTTCGCCAAGGCTACGGCATGGCGAAGCGCTCCAAGGGCGCTTGCCCTGGGCTCAGGTCACTTTTTTGTGGCTTTCCTCGTGGGGGGGCCACCTGCTGTATTTCGTAATTCAAGATATATTAATTACCCTCTCCCGACGTGTTATACTGTTTTCGTATGGCAAAACCTTCTCCAGAGACAAAGAAAAGGGCGGAAAAACTCAAGGAAACCATAAACCGATACCGTTATGAATATCACGTTTTGGACAAGGAGAGCATTTCCGCCGAGGCCTTGGATTCACTGAAACGCGAACTTTCAGAGCTTGAAAAAGAATATCCGGAGCTTTTAACGCCGGATTCTCCGTCTCTTCGCGTGGCCGGCGAGCCACTTAAAGAATTTAAAAAAACGCCCCACAAAGTGGCGCAGTGGTCTTTTAACGACGCTTTTACCGAAGAAGACATAAAGGACTTTGACGTTCGGGTAAGGCGTTTCCTGAAGCAGGGGGGAATAGAAAACGCTAAGCCGACATACACGGCCGAACTCAAAATTGACGGCCTAAAAGTCGTCCTTGAATATGAAAAAGGCGTCTTAAAAACCGCCGCCACTCGCGGAGACGGTCTGGTGGGAGAAGACGTAACTCATAACGTAAAAACCATAAAGTCGGTACCTATTTTTTTAGACAATCCGATTGACATAATCGTGGAAGGGGAGGTTTGGATGAGCAAAAGCGGACTGGAACATCTGAACAAAAAAAGGAAAGACGAGGGCGAGCCGCCTTTCGCAAATCCGAGAAACGCCGCCGCGGGGTCCATCCGCCAGCTTGACCCGCGCGTGGCGGCAAAACGCGAACTGGACACTTTTATTTACGACATCGCTCTTATCGGCAATTCTCCCCTGCTCCCCTACCAGAGGGGAGCTCCCGAGTCAGCGAGGGTGAGGGGTGGGAGTAAAGGGAGTACTCCTTCTGAGGAGGGAGGGATTTCTTTCCCCCAAACCCAATCCGAAGAACTAAAACTCCTCCGAAATTTGGGCTTTAAAGTAAACGACGAATTTAAGCACTGCAAAGATATTGACGAAGTAACTGCTTACTGGAAAGACGCCTACAAGAAATCGGCCAAGCGCGACTACCTTATAGACGGAGTGGTGGTGAAAGTCAACGAAAAAAGCTATCAAGAAGCGCTCGGTTACACGGGCAAGGCCCCGCGCTTCGGTATCGCCATAAAATTTGCGGCCGAGCAAGCGACCACTGTGCTCGAAGACATAATTTTCCAAATCGGCCGAACCGGCGTTATCACCCCCGTGGCGACACTGCGTCCCGTCTCTGTTGCCGGCTCAACCGTTTCCCGCGCCACTTTGCATAACGAAGATGAAATAAAACGGTTGGATATCCGCATCGGTGATACCGTGATAATCCAAAAAGCTGGCGATGTTATTCCCGATATCGTAAAAGCGGTAATAGAGATGCGAACTGGCAAGGAGAAGCCGTTTGAATGGCCGACTCGTATTCCGGAATGTGGCGGGGACGGACGG
This is a stretch of genomic DNA from bacterium. It encodes these proteins:
- a CDS encoding prepilin-type N-terminal cleavage/methylation domain-containing protein, yielding MFYKSKKRGFSLIETIVAVAVLALSVTGPLVVAEKGLTGAREAKNQMISSYLAQDALEFVKAVRNENIFRGRNWLVGLQNCASSDGSKKCTLDTVEKTSKTCPSASCDSRLRFEGWYSDNARYGYSSSLPEVTNFWREVYITSITGGEVKVSVVVKWVTPPFPQKSFTVESNMTNWD
- a CDS encoding type II secretion system protein, whose protein sequence is MKNKGFTLIELLVVIAIIGILSSIVLTSLGAAREKARDVKRIAEIGQIQLALAQYVDSCGEYPDLLDPLADNGCSGVTLGTYMDPIPTAPVGGEAEEYTYDVSLDNSSYCLGVGLEASNSFAKTQCTSTNVTSDFEYRVQP
- a CDS encoding pilus assembly PilX N-terminal domain-containing protein, producing MKKLQSPLNFQSDDLRDRGFTLLVALMTGVLLLSIGLAIMGISLKEVQLSASGRDSQFAFYAADSGMECALLWDRVPPDPDMEESPFMSPAAYNNQLVCNGSAVPWTNYNEGFPVPGGYATSTEFVVNYGKECAVISVVKNFGGQGKTVIHSRGRTYCSQPGRSDRVERGIKAEY
- the ligA gene encoding NAD-dependent DNA ligase LigA, with the protein product MAKPSPETKKRAEKLKETINRYRYEYHVLDKESISAEALDSLKRELSELEKEYPELLTPDSPSLRVAGEPLKEFKKTPHKVAQWSFNDAFTEEDIKDFDVRVRRFLKQGGIENAKPTYTAELKIDGLKVVLEYEKGVLKTAATRGDGLVGEDVTHNVKTIKSVPIFLDNPIDIIVEGEVWMSKSGLEHLNKKRKDEGEPPFANPRNAAAGSIRQLDPRVAAKRELDTFIYDIALIGNSPLLPYQRGAPESARVRGGSKGSTPSEEGGISFPQTQSEELKLLRNLGFKVNDEFKHCKDIDEVTAYWKDAYKKSAKRDYLIDGVVVKVNEKSYQEALGYTGKAPRFGIAIKFAAEQATTVLEDIIFQIGRTGVITPVATLRPVSVAGSTVSRATLHNEDEIKRLDIRIGDTVIIQKAGDVIPDIVKAVIEMRTGKEKPFEWPTRIPECGGDGRIERIPGQAAWRCVNKNSSAQHRRKLAHFTSKKAFNIEHLGPKNIDALLDAGLIAHFDDIFALKKGDLLNLPRFAEKSADNLLEAIDKAREVTLSRFIIALSIPHVGEETAEDLADHFGDIDVLRKAKKEELDALENVGEIMADSIAEWFSDKENQKKVERLLKYVKIKLQPKKESAKLPLFGKTFVLTGTLETLSREEAKQKIKASGGDVVSAVSQNTDFVVAGENPGSKLNKAKELGVKVLNEEEFLAIDKYDV
- a CDS encoding prepilin peptidase — encoded protein: MDFISLFFVFALGAVIGSFLNVVVLRYNTGKISDGRSMCFSCGKTLAWSELVPILSFFLQKGKCASCNSKISWQYPAVEFLTGIVFIFVFAQEFSGSFSFFDVLNLLASLAIWSLLIAIVVYDMRHKIIPDGLVWSFVGLSFFQGLFLFLSANGWSFSEVWNLPASHFSFFETFIGGEFSTWLLSGPVLATPFALIWLASGGRWMGLGDAKIALGLGFYLGLWPAFSAILLAFWIGAIWGIAVVSLGRISEFYALSYGDKHHTMKSEIPFAPFLIIGMFLVYIWGIDITVLVSKLLLVT
- a CDS encoding type II secretion system protein, with amino-acid sequence MTPNIKNKEGDRKNKHFQGRVLNIPARACAGRLNCRGFTLVELIVSVAIFSIVMVVSVGAILYIISANRQAQAMKAVMNNLNFTLESMARNLRMGSNYHCGLSGNLSLPANCETQSQPAVVFRSSSGGIVSYELSGTEIVRGDSNGRLSLTSEDITVETLSFFVEGAASDDNNPARILVTVGGKAKVGPRAETRFNLQTYVVQRYRDETD